In a single window of the Xylanimonas protaetiae genome:
- a CDS encoding M20/M25/M40 family metallo-hydrolase encodes MTAPITASDEVARICQDLLRIDTSNFGDDSGPGERAAAEHVAGLLTDVGLDVEVFESRPGRTSVVTRLEGADPSRPALVLHGHTDVVPAQAADWSVDPFGGEEIDGLLWGRGAVDMKDMDAMILSVVRQYVREGRKPARDVVVAMFADEEAGGVHGAQWAVNHRPELFEGATEAISEVGGFSVEVGGKRAYLLQTAEKGLAWLRLVADGRAGHGSAVNHDNAVTALAEAVARIGRYAWPYTLTPTVEKLLRGVADLTGLPFDAEDPAAVDTLVRALGPAAPFVGATVRHTANPTQLSAGYKANVIPGQAWAAVDVRLLPGYEDEGLATLRELAGPDVRIEPIHQDVALEVPFAGSLVDAMVDAVTAEDPGSVVLPYTLSGGTDNKSLSRLGITGYGFAPLRLPADLDFVSMFHGVDERVPVDSLRFGTRVLDRLLATC; translated from the coding sequence ATGACCGCACCCATCACCGCGTCCGACGAGGTCGCACGCATCTGCCAGGACCTCCTGCGCATCGACACGTCGAACTTCGGCGACGACTCCGGGCCGGGGGAGCGGGCCGCCGCCGAGCACGTGGCCGGGCTCCTCACCGACGTCGGGCTCGACGTCGAGGTGTTCGAGTCGCGGCCCGGGCGCACCTCGGTGGTCACGCGCCTGGAGGGCGCCGACCCGTCGCGGCCCGCACTGGTGCTGCACGGGCACACCGACGTCGTCCCCGCCCAGGCGGCCGACTGGAGCGTCGACCCGTTCGGCGGCGAGGAGATCGACGGCCTCCTGTGGGGCCGCGGCGCCGTCGACATGAAGGACATGGACGCGATGATCCTGTCCGTCGTGCGGCAGTACGTCCGCGAGGGCCGCAAGCCCGCCCGCGACGTCGTCGTCGCGATGTTCGCCGACGAGGAGGCCGGCGGGGTGCACGGCGCCCAGTGGGCCGTGAACCACCGCCCCGAGTTGTTCGAGGGCGCCACCGAGGCCATCAGCGAGGTGGGCGGCTTCTCCGTCGAGGTGGGCGGGAAGCGCGCCTACCTGCTCCAGACGGCGGAGAAGGGCCTCGCCTGGCTGCGGCTCGTGGCCGACGGGCGCGCCGGGCACGGCTCGGCCGTCAACCACGACAACGCCGTCACGGCGCTCGCGGAGGCCGTCGCCCGCATCGGCCGGTACGCGTGGCCGTACACGCTCACGCCGACGGTGGAGAAGCTCCTGCGCGGCGTCGCCGACCTGACGGGCCTGCCGTTCGACGCCGAGGACCCCGCCGCGGTCGACACCCTCGTGCGGGCGCTCGGCCCGGCCGCCCCGTTCGTCGGCGCGACGGTGCGGCACACGGCCAACCCCACCCAGCTCTCGGCAGGGTACAAGGCCAACGTCATCCCGGGTCAGGCGTGGGCGGCCGTCGACGTGCGGCTGCTGCCCGGCTACGAGGACGAGGGCCTGGCCACGCTGCGCGAGCTCGCCGGCCCGGACGTGCGCATCGAGCCCATCCACCAGGACGTCGCCCTCGAGGTGCCCTTCGCGGGCTCGCTCGTCGACGCGATGGTCGACGCCGTCACGGCGGAGGACCCGGGCTCGGTGGTGCTGCCGTACACGCTCTCGGGCGGCACGGACAACAAGTCGCTGTCCCGCCTGGGCATCACGGGCTACGGCTTCGCACCGCTGCGGCTGCCCGCCGACCTCGACTTCGTGAGCATGTTCCACGGCGTCGACGAGCGCGTGCCGGTCGACTCGCTCCGGTTCGGCACGCGCGTCCTGGACCGGCTGCTCGCGACCTGCTGA
- a CDS encoding ABC-F family ATP-binding cassette domain-containing protein: MPSPSVVLRDLTFAWPDGSAPVEHVSGAFGAGRTGLVGLNGAGKSTLLRLVAGRLTPTSGSVAVTGVADYLPQRLTLDTHLTVADLLGVRAQVDAVRAIESGDVREQLFDVVGDAWDAEERARAALAAVGLPDDVDRVVGTLSGGEAVLAAVTGVRLRGADVALLDEPTNNLDGAARERLHELVRTWRGALVVVSHDRALLELVDETAELRSGALVTFGGTYGQYEASLEAQQEAARRALRDAEATLRREKAERIKLQERVAHSERRGRQDVADARYVKAAINDRRNSAEKSQAARRGQANAKEEAARAAVDAAERAVRDDDRIAVDLPDPGVGAGRRLAVLRGPEGGEHVVQGPERVALTGANGAGKTTLLEKLVGGDGLLTDRLGYLPQRLDLLDDDATVLDAVRAGAPDVAPGVLRGRLARFLVRGDAVDRPVATLSGGERFRVTLARLLLADPPAQLLVLDEPTNNLDLASADRLVEALAAYRGALLVVSHDRAFLDRLGLDVELVVERGVLRRVR; the protein is encoded by the coding sequence ATGCCTTCCCCCTCTGTCGTCCTGCGCGACCTCACCTTCGCCTGGCCGGACGGCTCCGCGCCCGTCGAGCACGTCTCCGGCGCGTTCGGCGCCGGCCGCACGGGCCTCGTCGGGCTCAACGGCGCCGGCAAGTCCACGCTGCTGCGGCTCGTCGCCGGACGGCTCACGCCCACGTCCGGGTCGGTTGCCGTCACGGGCGTCGCCGACTACCTGCCGCAGCGCCTCACGCTCGACACGCACCTGACCGTCGCCGACCTGCTCGGCGTGCGCGCCCAGGTCGACGCCGTCCGCGCGATCGAGTCCGGCGACGTCCGCGAGCAGCTCTTCGACGTCGTCGGCGACGCCTGGGACGCCGAGGAGCGCGCCCGTGCGGCGCTCGCGGCGGTCGGCCTGCCCGACGACGTCGACCGCGTCGTCGGCACGCTCTCCGGCGGGGAGGCCGTGCTGGCCGCCGTCACGGGCGTGCGGCTGCGCGGCGCCGACGTGGCGCTGCTCGACGAACCCACCAACAACCTCGACGGCGCCGCGCGCGAGCGGCTGCACGAGCTCGTGCGGACGTGGCGGGGCGCGCTCGTCGTCGTCTCGCACGACCGTGCGCTGCTCGAGCTCGTCGACGAGACGGCCGAGCTGCGCTCGGGCGCGCTCGTGACGTTCGGCGGCACGTACGGGCAGTACGAGGCGTCCCTGGAGGCGCAGCAGGAGGCCGCGCGGCGGGCCCTGCGCGACGCCGAGGCGACCCTGCGTCGCGAGAAGGCCGAGCGCATCAAGCTCCAGGAGCGCGTCGCGCACTCGGAGCGGCGCGGCCGCCAGGACGTCGCGGACGCCCGCTACGTCAAGGCGGCGATCAACGACCGGCGCAACTCCGCCGAGAAGTCGCAGGCAGCCCGCCGCGGCCAGGCGAACGCCAAGGAGGAGGCCGCACGGGCGGCCGTCGACGCGGCCGAGCGGGCCGTGCGGGACGACGACCGCATCGCCGTCGACCTGCCCGACCCCGGCGTCGGCGCCGGCCGTCGCCTGGCCGTGCTGCGCGGCCCAGAAGGCGGCGAGCACGTCGTCCAGGGCCCCGAGCGCGTCGCGCTCACGGGCGCCAACGGTGCCGGCAAGACGACGCTGCTCGAGAAGCTCGTGGGCGGCGACGGGCTGCTGACCGACCGGCTCGGGTACCTGCCGCAGCGCCTCGACCTGCTCGACGACGACGCCACCGTGCTCGACGCCGTGCGTGCGGGCGCCCCCGACGTGGCCCCCGGCGTGCTGCGCGGCCGCCTCGCCCGGTTCCTCGTGCGCGGGGACGCCGTCGACCGGCCGGTGGCCACGCTGAGCGGCGGCGAACGGTTCCGGGTGACGCTGGCCCGGCTGCTGCTCGCGGACCCGCCCGCGCAGCTCCTCGTGCTCGACGAGCCGACCAACAACCTGGACCTCGCCTCGGCCGACCGGCTGGTGGAGGCCCTGGCCGCCTACCGCGGTGCTCTGCTGGTGGTCAGCCACGACCGGGCCTTCCTCGACCGGCTCGGCCTGGACGTCGAGCTGGTGGTCGAGCGGGGCGTGCTACGGCGCGTCCGGTGA
- a CDS encoding GNAT family N-acetyltransferase, which yields MEPFVLATERVRLSTPTADDVDRVYALCQDEAIQRWTTVPSPYRREHAHEFVTGFVPRGWESGRVLTWAIRPPGDVLPGEREPELLGMVGLHLDDTPAPHRSAEFGFWMAPEARGRGLVTEAARLVVDHGLDPEGLGLARAEWRAVVGNWASRRVAWKVGVRVEGEIRGLLVHRGARLDGWVGTLLPGDRREPNEPWPAGAPTA from the coding sequence ATGGAACCCTTCGTCCTCGCCACCGAGCGCGTCCGCCTCTCGACCCCGACCGCCGACGACGTCGACCGCGTCTACGCGCTGTGCCAGGACGAGGCGATCCAGCGTTGGACCACCGTGCCGAGCCCGTACCGGCGCGAGCACGCGCACGAGTTCGTCACGGGGTTCGTGCCGCGCGGCTGGGAGTCGGGGCGGGTGCTCACGTGGGCGATCCGGCCGCCCGGCGACGTCCTGCCGGGGGAGCGCGAGCCGGAGCTGCTCGGCATGGTGGGGCTGCACCTCGACGACACCCCGGCCCCGCACCGCTCGGCCGAGTTCGGGTTCTGGATGGCGCCCGAGGCGCGCGGCCGCGGCCTGGTGACGGAGGCGGCACGCCTCGTCGTCGACCACGGGCTCGACCCCGAGGGGCTCGGGCTGGCCCGCGCGGAGTGGCGGGCCGTGGTGGGCAACTGGGCCTCGCGGCGCGTCGCCTGGAAGGTGGGGGTGCGCGTCGAGGGGGAGATCCGCGGGCTGCTGGTGCACCGCGGCGCCCGGCTCGACGGCTGGGTCGGCACGCTGCTGCCCGGCGACCGCCGCGAGCCGAACGAGCCCTGGCCCGCGGGCGCGCCGACGGCGTGA
- a CDS encoding M3 family metallopeptidase: protein MTRFDEPSTLPYELPDYATLRPEDLEPAILAGMAAHRAEIDAVVADPSAPTVANTLEAIERSGRALHRALTVFYNQLSADATPFLEDLDERLAPQLAAHQDAILMDRALVARLSALEGTDLEADQAWLLRRRLVDARRAGVALSDDDQATLRDLNGRLTTLESQFGRKLLAGANAASVLVTSEDELDGLADDAREGARAAAEARGQDGWLLEMQLPTHQNVVAALSDRDVRERVQSASEARGADGSEHDTREVLLEIVRLRAERARLLGYAHHAAYVAEDGTAKTPEAVAAMLARLAPPAVANAKAEAADLTAALQADHPGEELRASDWSFYAERVRKERYALDDAALRPYLELEKVLHDGVFKAANLLFGLRFEERPDLRGYHPDVRVWEVFDGEAGLGLFLGDFYTRESKRGGAWMNNLVDQNHLLGQQPVVVNNLNIVKPPAGRPTLLVWDEVITLFHEFGHALHGLLSDVRYPSQSGTEVPRDFVEYPSQVNEMWAWEPEILESYAVHHETGEPMPRTWVDTMLASRQLGEGFATTEYLAAALLDQAWHRLAPEQVPTSVDDVVPFEEAALAAAGVDFAPVPPRYRTTYYNHIFGSGYSAAYYSYIFSEVLDADTVRWYEEHGGLTRENGEAFRRTLLARGGSQDPLQSFRELRGRDSDITALLERRGLSA from the coding sequence GTGACGCGCTTCGACGAGCCTTCGACCCTGCCCTACGAGCTACCCGACTACGCGACCCTCCGGCCGGAGGACCTCGAGCCCGCGATCCTCGCGGGCATGGCCGCCCACCGCGCCGAGATCGACGCGGTCGTGGCGGACCCTTCCGCGCCCACGGTGGCGAACACGCTGGAGGCGATCGAGCGCTCGGGCCGGGCGCTGCACCGGGCGCTGACGGTGTTCTACAACCAGCTGTCGGCGGACGCGACGCCGTTCCTGGAGGACCTCGACGAGCGGCTCGCGCCGCAGCTCGCCGCGCACCAGGACGCGATCCTCATGGACCGCGCCCTGGTCGCGCGCCTGAGCGCTCTCGAGGGCACCGACCTCGAGGCGGACCAGGCGTGGCTGCTGCGGCGCCGGCTCGTCGACGCGCGCCGCGCCGGCGTCGCGCTGTCCGACGACGACCAGGCCACGCTGCGCGACCTCAACGGGCGCCTGACCACGCTCGAGTCGCAGTTCGGGCGCAAGCTGCTCGCGGGGGCCAACGCGGCGTCCGTGCTGGTCACGTCCGAGGACGAGCTCGACGGGCTCGCCGACGACGCCCGCGAGGGCGCCCGGGCGGCCGCCGAGGCGCGCGGGCAGGACGGCTGGCTGCTCGAGATGCAGCTGCCCACGCACCAGAACGTCGTCGCCGCGCTCTCCGACCGCGACGTGCGCGAGCGCGTGCAGAGCGCCTCGGAGGCCCGCGGCGCCGACGGCTCGGAGCACGACACGCGCGAGGTGCTGCTGGAGATCGTGCGCCTGCGCGCGGAGCGGGCCCGCCTGCTCGGCTACGCCCACCACGCGGCGTACGTCGCGGAGGACGGCACGGCCAAGACGCCGGAGGCGGTCGCGGCCATGCTCGCCCGGCTCGCCCCGCCGGCCGTCGCCAACGCGAAGGCCGAGGCCGCCGACCTGACGGCCGCGCTCCAGGCCGACCACCCCGGCGAGGAGCTGCGCGCGTCCGACTGGTCCTTCTACGCCGAGCGCGTCCGCAAGGAGCGCTACGCCCTCGACGACGCCGCGCTGCGGCCCTACCTCGAGCTGGAGAAGGTGCTGCACGACGGCGTCTTCAAGGCGGCGAACCTGCTGTTCGGGCTGCGGTTCGAGGAGCGCCCGGACCTGCGGGGCTACCACCCCGACGTGCGCGTCTGGGAGGTGTTCGACGGCGAGGCGGGCCTCGGCCTGTTCCTCGGCGACTTCTACACGCGCGAGTCCAAGCGCGGCGGCGCCTGGATGAACAACCTGGTCGACCAGAACCACCTGCTCGGCCAGCAGCCCGTGGTGGTCAACAACCTCAACATCGTCAAGCCGCCGGCCGGGCGCCCCACGCTGCTCGTGTGGGACGAGGTCATCACGCTCTTCCACGAGTTCGGCCACGCCCTGCACGGCCTGCTCTCGGACGTGCGCTACCCGTCGCAGTCCGGCACCGAGGTGCCGCGCGACTTCGTCGAGTACCCCAGCCAGGTCAACGAGATGTGGGCGTGGGAGCCGGAGATCCTGGAGTCCTACGCCGTGCACCACGAGACGGGCGAGCCCATGCCGCGCACCTGGGTGGACACCATGCTCGCCAGCCGCCAGCTCGGCGAGGGGTTCGCCACCACCGAGTACCTGGCCGCCGCGCTGCTCGACCAGGCGTGGCACCGTCTCGCGCCCGAGCAGGTGCCGACGTCCGTCGACGACGTCGTCCCCTTCGAGGAGGCCGCCCTGGCCGCCGCGGGCGTGGACTTCGCGCCCGTGCCGCCGCGCTACCGCACCACGTACTACAACCACATCTTCGGCTCGGGGTACTCGGCCGCGTACTACTCGTACATCTTTTCGGAGGTGCTCGACGCCGACACCGTGCGCTGGTACGAAGAGCACGGCGGCCTCACGCGGGAGAACGGCGAGGCGTTCCGCCGCACGCTCCTGGCGCGCGGCGGGTCGCAGGACCCGTTGCAGTCCTTCCGCGAGCTGCGGGGCCGCGACTCGGACATCACCGCACTGCTCGAGCGACGGGGGCTTTCCGCATGA
- a CDS encoding LacI family DNA-binding transcriptional regulator produces the protein MVRMADVAREAGVSVMTVSNVLNERLPVGEPTRARVMAAVEALGYEVNLTARHLRAGRTDTVAFIAPSFHDYFGEVSDKIALLIEAGGRHLVLERTSASPEQEMEALSVARLRLYDGVLLSVAGLDIDRLERVRIPTPIVLLGERDVPERFNHVRLANEEGARLATAHMIEGGSRRILALGCTFDPGHMMSSDRRLGWERACLDAGLGVDPRYVVPISEYSSAAARDAMLDVIDSGLPFDGVFAITDIIALGAVSAMADRGLRIPADVQIAGFDNLDMVRFIPPGLTSVDANHEGLAEKAVGLLHRQMSGWTGPAEHAVVPVRLVVRGSTRGGA, from the coding sequence ATGGTGAGGATGGCGGACGTCGCCCGCGAGGCAGGCGTCTCGGTCATGACGGTGTCGAACGTCCTCAACGAGCGCCTCCCGGTCGGCGAGCCGACGCGCGCCCGCGTCATGGCGGCCGTCGAGGCGCTCGGGTACGAGGTCAACCTGACGGCGCGCCACCTGCGGGCCGGACGGACAGACACCGTCGCCTTCATCGCCCCGTCGTTCCACGACTACTTCGGCGAGGTCTCCGACAAGATCGCGCTGCTCATCGAGGCGGGAGGGCGCCACCTCGTCCTCGAGCGCACGAGCGCCAGCCCGGAGCAGGAGATGGAGGCGCTGAGCGTCGCGCGCCTCCGCCTGTACGACGGTGTGCTGCTGTCCGTGGCCGGCCTCGACATCGACCGGCTGGAGCGGGTTCGTATCCCGACGCCCATCGTCCTGCTCGGCGAGCGCGACGTGCCCGAGCGGTTCAACCACGTCCGGCTCGCGAACGAGGAGGGCGCCCGGCTCGCCACGGCGCACATGATCGAGGGCGGCTCCCGGCGCATCCTGGCGCTCGGCTGCACGTTCGACCCCGGGCACATGATGTCGTCGGACCGCCGGCTCGGGTGGGAGCGTGCCTGTCTCGATGCCGGCCTGGGCGTTGACCCGCGGTACGTGGTGCCGATCTCCGAGTACAGCTCGGCCGCGGCGCGCGACGCGATGCTCGACGTCATCGACTCAGGTCTGCCCTTCGACGGGGTCTTCGCGATCACCGACATCATCGCGCTGGGAGCCGTCTCGGCGATGGCGGACCGCGGGCTGCGCATCCCCGCGGACGTCCAGATCGCGGGCTTCGACAACCTCGACATGGTGCGGTTCATCCCGCCCGGTCTCACCTCGGTCGACGCCAACCACGAGGGTCTCGCCGAGAAGGCCGTCGGGCTGCTGCACCGGCAGATGTCGGGCTGGACCGGTCCGGCCGAGCACGCCGTCGTGCCCGTCCGGCTCGTGGTGCGTGGCTCCACCCGCGGCGGCGCGTAG
- a CDS encoding aldo/keto reductase — translation MERHVGASGLRASVVGLGTMTWGRDTSPDDASEQVRDFLDAGGTLVDTAATYAGGDAERVLGALLDGTVPRDEVVLCTMGGRDASRRGLLADLDGSLERLRTDHVDVFLVARPDPATPLEETVSALRLAVTSGRARYVGLSNHPGWASARAASLLDDVGLTALEVEYSLLERGVEREVQPAASALGMGLLAWSPLGRGVLTGKYRRTVPADSRAASPHLATFVDPYLTDRCATVVDAVAVAAQGLGRTPAEIALAWVLAREGVASAIVGARTPGQLRQALAAADLTLPDEVHAALDDVSSIEPGYPARW, via the coding sequence ATGGAGCGTCATGTCGGTGCGTCAGGTCTGCGTGCGTCCGTCGTCGGCCTGGGCACGATGACGTGGGGCCGTGACACCTCCCCTGACGACGCCTCCGAGCAGGTGCGCGACTTCCTGGACGCGGGCGGGACGCTCGTCGACACCGCCGCGACCTACGCCGGCGGCGACGCCGAGCGCGTGCTGGGCGCGCTGCTCGACGGCACCGTGCCGCGCGACGAGGTCGTGCTGTGCACCATGGGCGGTCGCGACGCGTCGCGCCGCGGCCTCCTCGCCGACCTCGACGGCTCGCTCGAGCGGCTGCGCACCGACCACGTCGACGTGTTCCTCGTGGCCCGCCCCGACCCCGCGACGCCGCTCGAGGAGACGGTCTCCGCGCTCCGGCTCGCGGTCACGAGCGGTCGCGCCCGCTACGTCGGCCTGTCCAACCACCCCGGCTGGGCGTCCGCGCGCGCCGCGTCGCTGCTCGACGACGTCGGGCTCACGGCGCTGGAGGTCGAGTACTCGCTGCTGGAACGCGGCGTCGAGCGGGAGGTGCAGCCCGCGGCGTCCGCGCTCGGGATGGGGCTGCTCGCGTGGTCGCCGCTCGGCCGCGGCGTGCTCACCGGCAAGTACCGGCGCACGGTGCCCGCGGACTCGCGCGCGGCGTCGCCGCACCTGGCGACGTTCGTCGACCCGTACCTGACGGACCGCTGCGCGACCGTCGTCGACGCGGTCGCGGTCGCCGCCCAGGGCCTGGGCCGCACGCCCGCCGAGATCGCGCTCGCGTGGGTGCTCGCGCGCGAGGGCGTCGCGTCGGCGATCGTGGGCGCACGCACGCCCGGCCAGCTCCGTCAGGCGCTCGCCGCGGCGGACCTCACGCTGCCCGACGAGGTGCACGCGGCGCTCGACGACGTGTCGTCGATCGAGCCCGGCTACCCGGCCCGCTGGTAA
- a CDS encoding AI-2E family transporter, producing the protein MAEPENVPQWLRTSAGWSWRFVALVAAVSLLVFAVVHVRVVFTAVFLALVLTSVLRPLTDWFARVMPRPLAIGLAFLTALVVVGGLVTYVVASVAGQWENLGDQFTTGVDQIIGWLAHGPLRLDVSPDAITDALEAGRKWLAENAADVAGQTAQTVGTVVEVFAVIALAIFCTVFFLLQGGAMWRWFVGQVPAGHRNRWDDAAQAGWYTFAGYARGTVLIAITNGLMSGIFLAILGIPLAAPLAVLVFIGTFIPLIGAPTAMVIAGVVALAADGPFKALIVIIGVAIIGQIEGHLLQPLIMGKQVALHPVVVAVAIATGTVLAGILGAVVAVPVVAVTWAVYARLRPRREPVGLLGPGTAADEPSAGDPAADDAGADG; encoded by the coding sequence GTGGCCGAGCCCGAGAACGTGCCGCAGTGGTTGCGGACGAGCGCCGGGTGGTCCTGGCGGTTCGTCGCCCTCGTGGCGGCCGTCTCGCTGCTGGTCTTCGCCGTCGTGCACGTGCGGGTCGTCTTCACGGCGGTGTTCCTGGCGCTGGTGCTGACGTCGGTGCTGCGGCCGCTCACCGACTGGTTCGCGCGGGTCATGCCGCGCCCGCTCGCCATCGGGCTCGCGTTCCTCACGGCGCTCGTCGTGGTCGGGGGTCTGGTGACGTACGTCGTGGCGTCCGTCGCCGGGCAGTGGGAGAACCTGGGCGACCAGTTCACGACGGGCGTGGACCAGATCATCGGCTGGCTCGCGCACGGGCCGCTGCGCCTGGACGTGTCGCCCGACGCGATCACCGACGCGCTCGAGGCGGGCCGCAAGTGGTTGGCGGAGAACGCCGCCGACGTCGCCGGGCAGACCGCCCAGACGGTCGGCACCGTGGTCGAGGTGTTCGCCGTCATCGCCCTGGCGATCTTCTGCACGGTGTTCTTCCTGCTCCAGGGCGGCGCGATGTGGCGCTGGTTCGTCGGCCAGGTGCCGGCCGGGCACCGCAACCGCTGGGACGACGCCGCGCAGGCCGGCTGGTACACCTTCGCGGGCTATGCGCGCGGAACGGTGCTCATCGCCATCACGAACGGCCTGATGTCGGGCATCTTCCTGGCCATCCTCGGCATCCCGTTGGCGGCGCCCCTCGCCGTGCTCGTGTTCATCGGCACGTTCATCCCGCTGATCGGCGCGCCGACGGCGATGGTCATCGCGGGCGTGGTCGCGCTCGCGGCGGACGGGCCGTTCAAGGCGCTCATCGTGATCATCGGCGTCGCGATCATCGGCCAGATCGAGGGGCACCTGCTCCAGCCGCTCATCATGGGCAAGCAGGTGGCGCTGCACCCCGTGGTGGTCGCCGTCGCGATCGCGACGGGCACGGTGCTCGCCGGCATCCTCGGCGCCGTCGTGGCCGTGCCCGTCGTCGCGGTGACCTGGGCGGTCTATGCGCGGCTGCGACCGCGTCGCGAGCCCGTGGGGCTGCTCGGGCCCGGGACGGCCGCTGACGAGCCGAGCGCCGGCGACCCGGCCGCGGACGACGCGGGCGCCGACGGGTAA
- a CDS encoding DUF5703 family protein translates to MKKTTGHSHYEYRVLTIDRATSVPDARRMLTEEAEYGRWELARTRLYVGGHRKVWLRRKVMKVEATF, encoded by the coding sequence ATGAAGAAGACAACGGGGCACAGCCACTACGAGTACCGCGTGCTGACGATCGACCGCGCGACCAGCGTCCCCGACGCACGCCGGATGCTCACCGAGGAGGCCGAGTACGGCCGCTGGGAGCTGGCCCGCACGCGGCTGTACGTCGGTGGCCACCGCAAGGTGTGGCTGCGCCGCAAGGTGATGAAGGTCGAGGCGACCTTCTGA
- a CDS encoding primosomal protein, producing the protein MTADPRAALDRLIAALEAHFDAIVSRRSDDDPRVDDAYDVVADAFDVYEDALAQVHGEVLPFVLEEDDDDEDDEDDDESDDEPDDEDEDDEELDDDELDSELEDSRS; encoded by the coding sequence ATGACCGCTGACCCGCGTGCTGCGCTGGACCGCCTGATCGCGGCCCTGGAGGCCCACTTCGACGCGATCGTGTCGCGGCGGAGCGACGACGACCCGCGCGTCGACGACGCGTACGACGTCGTCGCCGACGCCTTCGACGTCTACGAGGACGCCCTCGCGCAGGTCCACGGTGAGGTCCTCCCGTTCGTCCTCGAGGAGGACGACGACGACGAGGACGACGAGGACGACGACGAGTCGGACGACGAGCCCGACGACGAGGACGAGGACGACGAGGAGCTGGACGACGACGAGCTCGACAGCGAGCTCGAGGACTCCCGCTCCTGA
- a CDS encoding alpha-N-arabinofuranosidase, protein MTTTTTAVIDLDLPGATISRHVYGHFAEHLGRCIYGGFWVGEDSSVPNVRGIRSDVVEALRAIAIPNLRWPGGCFADDYHWRDGIGPRDQRPRMVNSHWGDVVEDNAFGTHEFMDLCELLGADPYVSGNVGSGTVAEMSAWVEYLTRADDSPMAALRRANGRDEPWRVPFWGLGNEAWGCGGNLRAEQFASLARQYATYVRDQGGHRTCRVAAGASDADYHWTETLLRSFDDLAADPATPAAPFQAVSLHYYTMTGPWSDKGSATGFGTDGWYVALARARHMDELLTRHSTVMDRHDPYRKVGLVVDEWGTWWNVEPGTNPGFLYQQNTLRDALVAAVHFDAFHRHAERVVMANIAQTVNVLQAMILTDPDTGALVLTPTYHVFAMNTGHHDAAALAVHLRDVETRTVDGGELPLVSASASVKDDAALVSLSNLDADTARTVVLDLRGRDVVGHRARVLTAPALDAHNTPDRPRDVAPVDHAGVRSHPRGLEVDLPAHSYVTVTLTLG, encoded by the coding sequence ATGACGACCACCACGACCGCTGTCATCGACCTGGACCTGCCCGGCGCCACCATCAGCCGTCACGTGTACGGCCACTTCGCCGAGCACCTGGGCCGGTGCATCTATGGCGGGTTCTGGGTGGGGGAGGACTCGTCGGTGCCGAACGTGCGGGGCATCCGCTCCGACGTGGTCGAGGCGCTGCGCGCCATCGCGATCCCGAACCTGCGCTGGCCGGGCGGCTGCTTCGCGGACGACTACCACTGGCGGGACGGCATCGGCCCGCGCGACCAGCGGCCCCGGATGGTCAACTCGCACTGGGGCGACGTCGTGGAGGACAACGCGTTCGGCACGCACGAGTTCATGGACCTGTGCGAGCTGCTCGGCGCGGACCCGTACGTGTCGGGCAACGTCGGGTCGGGCACGGTGGCGGAGATGTCGGCGTGGGTGGAGTACCTGACGCGTGCGGACGACTCGCCGATGGCGGCGCTGCGGCGTGCGAACGGGCGCGACGAGCCCTGGCGCGTGCCGTTCTGGGGTCTGGGGAACGAGGCGTGGGGCTGTGGCGGGAACCTGCGTGCCGAGCAGTTCGCGTCGCTGGCTCGCCAGTACGCCACCTACGTGCGCGACCAGGGCGGCCACCGGACGTGCCGCGTCGCCGCCGGCGCGTCCGACGCGGACTACCACTGGACCGAGACGCTCCTGCGGTCGTTCGACGATCTCGCGGCGGACCCGGCGACCCCGGCCGCGCCCTTCCAGGCTGTGTCGCTGCACTACTACACGATGACCGGGCCGTGGTCCGACAAGGGGTCCGCCACCGGCTTCGGCACCGACGGCTGGTACGTCGCGCTCGCCCGCGCCCGCCACATGGACGAGCTGCTCACCCGGCACTCGACCGTCATGGACCGGCACGACCCGTACCGCAAGGTGGGGCTCGTCGTCGACGAGTGGGGCACCTGGTGGAACGTGGAGCCGGGCACGAACCCGGGGTTCCTGTACCAGCAGAACACCCTGCGGGACGCGCTCGTCGCGGCGGTGCACTTCGACGCCTTCCACCGGCACGCGGAGCGTGTGGTCATGGCGAACATCGCCCAGACCGTCAACGTGCTCCAGGCGATGATCCTGACAGACCCGGACACGGGGGCGCTGGTGCTCACGCCGACGTACCACGTGTTCGCGATGAACACCGGGCACCACGACGCCGCCGCGCTGGCCGTGCACCTGCGCGACGTCGAGACCCGCACGGTCGACGGCGGCGAGCTCCCGCTGGTCTCGGCGTCCGCGTCGGTCAAGGACGACGCCGCGCTGGTCTCGTTGTCGAACCTGGACGCCGACACCGCCCGCACGGTCGTGCTCGACCTGCGCGGGCGTGACGTCGTCGGGCACCGGGCGCGCGTGCTGACCGCGCCCGCGCTCGACGCGCACAACACGCCCGACCGGCCACGGGACGTCGCCCCCGTGGACCACGCCGGCGTGCGGTCCCACCCGCGCGGGCTCGAGGTCGACCTGCCCGCGCACTCCTACGTGACCGTCACCCTCACGCTCGGCTGA